The Hordeum vulgare subsp. vulgare chromosome 7H, MorexV3_pseudomolecules_assembly, whole genome shotgun sequence DNA window TTGTGTTTTGTTGAACTTGCAAGATTTTATCATAGGAAAGGGGTATCCTTTATAAACGAAATTGCTTTGCGTACCACACCTTCTGGTTATGTACGAGGATGTGATCCTTAGATCATTATTCAATTGGAAATTACTAGATCCTTTCCTGCAAAAATAACAAAAAGCTTGCAATTAGATCCTAGAGTGATTAACTAACTCAGACAAGCCTCGGATAGAAAATGTTGGATGCATGGCACTGCTCCTTTATAAACTCATCTGACGGCCaaagtttaaaaaaaatctatTCTTTTACCACAAGGGTTGTGCTTCCATTTAGTCGACCCTATACATGGTATGCCAGCTGAAGATTCACTCCCAtggttcctgcacagcatgatatGTTAGACACATCTTTCTTCAACAGTGGCATACCAATACAACAGAGAGAAGGCAGATGCGAGCAAATGCACAACAGCTAGACAGATTGACTAGCTTCCCAAATGGAAAACTAATAAACAACAATATAGTCTTCAAGATATTGGTAATAAACAGGCTGAACATGCATACCTTCTAGTCTAGTCAGCAAAGGCCAGCTACCAGCTGAAACAACACCAAGTCTAGCCAATGATCAGTAGCAGGTCCATCAATTCCTGGGCAGCCCACTGTGTTAGTTCTCCAACATCCTGAAACCAAGGCAGATTTAAGTCTCTGTCTTTATGCCTCTGGCATTGGCTTGGCCATGTTGCCTAAAGTAGGCATGGATCATATTTCTTTGCTTGCATGTGGAGTTAACAGTTGGGGTTGTCACAGATTATTTTTTCTGCAAGGAAGTGGGGAATTGAACAGAAAGAGACAATGATTGTCTTTGCACGTGAAAAAGGAAAGCCTACCAAAAGCTTATGAAATGGATGACAGCTATGAAATGGATAAAAGAAAATATTGACAAGGACAAAAAAGAAGGATAGTGGCATAAAAATGCACCAACGCCTAAAAAAACAGTGATAAGCAAAGCAAATTCATTGGCCACAAATATTTGGTGGTTAAACTGGGGAACACCTGTCATGGGAGAGTTAATTTGGTCGCAGACATGGGGATCAAAATACTGTTCACCCTAAATTTGTGTATAAACAAGCTCAGATGTGCTTACTTCAAATCCAATCAAACATAATTTTTGGCCTCCTCTAACACAAAAAAAGGCACATGTTCCCAGTCCCAAATCCAATCTCCACAATGCATGCTCAATATTTCCATAGCATGTACCCCCTCATTGAATAAGAAGGCAGATCAGCATAATCTTCTATCTCTGCTTAAATCAGCTTGGGGCTTGGGGACCAGTAGTCTTCTTTTGAAGATTAGAACTAAGCAGTCTTCTCTCTTGATTGTAAAGTAGTTTTACAATGAAAACACAATCTTCCAGTGTGAGAACATAAAAAGGTTAGGCTGCCTACACGAAACAGCTTAGCAATACTACATTTTTAGATAAACTGTATGTGTACAAGATACAATACAATGTCATCCAtggtgacataaggcatgataagGCCCACATCCAGCCGAATCGAAACTCTCACTTCTTTGGGGCAGCTTCTACAAGGCCACGGTCGGCACCAGAGAGGAGGACTCGACAGGCCGGAAGCCTCCTCTTTGCCTCCCACACCCAATCCTGCTCCCCAGCTCTTCAGCCTATGCTCCAGTAGACTGCCAACTCTTATTCaatatctgaacatataatacaTTGACACTTGATCCAAAAGAACCGGGATAACTCTGCAGGCCAATGAGCAAACAAATCAGAGTGGGCATCAATTATAAGCCTGTCACTGCATCACAATCTTTTTATCTATGCCTTCTGGCAATATAGAAAACACTGGTAAGCATGATCGAGAATTCAGTGTCAGATTAGAACTTAGGATGCTTTCCGCAAGGAAATGACTAAATGGCCCATTATATAGAGCTTCATAGCAAGGTAACTATTTTACCAAGGCTTGACATGGTTGAGTTACTTGTTTGACACAGTATGATTGACTGCAACAGACACTTCGACAGTAATTATGCTTTGCCACCTAATGTTGAGGGGCTTTGACTAATACTAACTGACAAACAGTAGcaaaatcaccccccccccccaaaaaaaaaaaaTTACTGCACACAAAATTATTGGGAAATTTTGAGCTTGTGTGATTCAACAGCCTTGACTTACAGATCGTTTTGAATCTTGAAGTCGGATATttcgtgggaaacaaaaaagctAACGGGCGAGTAAAAGAAATAACACTGAGGTACATGTcaaaaaaaaaggtttcattaaAGTGTATGGCTACCAGGAATAAAACTGCACAGAACCTTGGGGAAGATTGATGCAGAAACTTGCACTGACATTCATCCCACAGACAAACAGAAAAGGGAAATCTAGCCCTTTTGGTTAATCGAAGTTTTCATCAATGATATTCTTTCATGATACAACTTGGGATGCTTGAAGTTATATCACATACAAGGTTGCTTTGCTTTTGGAGCAAACAGCTAGCGGAACCAGTTATTCCTACTTACAAAGAAACATAGGTTCACGGTCAGGGAACATGATTTCGAGTTTCAGAATTGCACCAAAACATGAAGGCCCAGAAAACAACCTCATGAACACTGGCAGCGTTGTCCCAGCAAGAGGTCGACGCCTGGCTCCAAGACATGCCCAAACCACAGCGTGCTCTCGTCGACGTCTAATCCAGACACTCGTGGCATCTTCGCCCATGCACAATCCACCGCATCAAACATCACCAGCCTCCCATCTACAGCATTGTACAGGCACAGAGTCCCCATTCTGTCGGCAGCCTGAAAGTGCCAGAAACTGCCCTGCCTATCAGCCACCAACTCATCAAACACCTCCGACGGCATTGTGGCTACCTCCCCCCATCCCACTGCCTCGTCGTTGTCCAATTGCCACACCACCACCCGCTCCAGCACCCCCAACCTCTCCACCCCACCTACCAAGAACAGCCGATCATCAAGAACAAACAGGTGGGCCGTCGTAAGGCCGTGCGGCATCACCACTGGTGGAGCAGCCCACTTCCCGGTCTCGAGATCAAGCACCAGAAGCGCGTCCGGCCCCCGGCCGAGCACAAAGAGACGAGCACGGTCACTGGCGACCGCGGCATTGCCAAGGATCGCAAATGGAAGCGGGAGCTCGGCTCCAGGTACCCACCGTGGGGAGGGATCGGAGGAGTCCAGGGAATACGAGCGGACAGCAGCGCCGTCGGTGACGGCAACGAGGGTGTGATCCCGGCTGGTGGAGGAACAGGGTGAGGGtgggacgacgacggcgatgatgtAGGAGCGGTCGGGGAGCGCCGGGAGGCGGAAGAGCGAGTCGACAGTGACGAGGAAGGAGGGGGAGGCGGAGGAGATGAGAGGAGGGGAAGGGGCAGATGGATCGAGCAGGGGCGAGGGGGGCACCTGGCGGAGGCGCCGGGAGAGCGGGTGGAAGGCGAGGcgcggagagaggaggaagaaggcatcgTGGCGGTGCTGGGAGAGGAGGGCGTGGAAGGCCGGGGAACGGAGGAGGCGGCGCAGCGCCCGGGAGACGGCGGCGACGGGGATGAGCGCGGTGAGCGGCAGGCGGGAGAGGATGCGCTCCTGGAGGTGCGTCGGGAGCACGTCCCACGGGCAGCAGTCGGCGGAGTCGGCGGCCATGGCCGGGGATCGGTCGACGGATTGGTGGCGGATCACGGTGCTGTATTTGGTGGGAGGAAATGGAGACGCgagaaaggagaggaggaggaggagcgagaaGGGCTGGTGAGGAATACTTTTATATTATACCATTGGTGTTATATAAATACCTTCCTTCTTGAGCATTTTACGgataaaaaaataagagagaagttttcatcgcgttttacgagacagagccgccgccacctcctgttcttccttggggGAGCTGGTGTGGATTCTGTTTGGGGCTCCCGAGAGGCGGTTTcatagtcgtcgtcatcatcaatacttctccatcaacaccatcatgatgctcaccgccgggagtgagtaattcctttgtaggcttgctagacggtgatggaattgaatgagattgatcatgtaatcaggttattttgatagggtttgatccctagtatccactatgttcttagatttatgttgctatgactttgttatgcttaatgcttatcattaGGTTCgagcgccatgatttcagatatgaatttattatgtgttgatgaatatgAGAATGTTTGGATCCTGTCTTGCAAGTtgaatgcacctattacgtgtcatgatccgcataccccaaggtgaaaataattgtgatcttttcggtgattgtcgtagtttaaggagttcatgtattcactatgtgttaatgatttactccggttctctattaaaaggatgccttaatatTCGTTagcttccttatggaccccgctgtcacgtgtgggtaggacaaaagatgtcatgcaagttcttattataagcatgtatgactatacacggaatacatgcctacattacattgacgaattggagctggttctgtgtcgctctagtatgtaactgttacatgatgaatgtcatccaataaaTGTGTGTATCCATTACCGATCCAAATGCCTACGCTTTTCAtacactgaatcttgctaagttactattgctacttctcttgtttcatCACTACAAATATGTTGTTGTTACCATTACCGTTACTACTACTATTTTGATGTCCTACTAAAACTTTTCCTCCAGAGAGATATCCCAGGGGTGtatgaattgataactcaacttcTAAGACCGATAAATATTTTTTGGcttcccttgtgtcaaatcaataaattagggtgtaatactacccgtgaagactggtgcgatctcctatacttgggggttatgaagactattttctagcgccattaagagggagcatagctctatttattgtgttcacttgaggatatccaattttcactatgaagaatgtgaaagatGCTAGAACCAACATCataccctctaagacgaggggaggtaaggaattgccatatagctctgcttttgattcacctactgttgaATCATATTATGACACCACCACATGCTACTCGTTCTGATATGTAAAAAGTagatgatgatgctacttctgaattcatgaaacttatgatgatgctacttctatgcTTGATAAAACTGAAACCGCTTGATGAatgacttgatgctcatattgctagatctaGAGAGATTGAAAATGTTGGAATTGATGAAAACTATGATTCACCTATTATGCCTAGCTCTCCTAATAAATATGATATGCCTGacgtacctgagggttatgttatggatgggaaGATGGATAGAGATTTTTTTGCTTataatgatagagatgatttgaggaaattgctatgcaaactgaaagaaaaatatatgatggagaaaatgaaacatgatcctaaatttgctacttctcctatatgtgttactgataaggattatgaattatgtgttgatcctgagttaatcactatagtagaatctgatccttttccatggttatcaaaatgaaactgttgtgggacaccttactaaattgcatGATATTGCTACCttgtttactcatgaggaaaatatGCGCTATTACTATATacttaagccttttcctttctctacGAAAGATGATGCTAAGAAATGGTTCCCCACTcttactcctggttgtgtgtgtaggccCTAGGATATGATATATTACTTCACTGAAAAATGTTTTGTTGCTCCTAAAAAACAAGCtgctttacaggaaatatttaactttgtgcaaattgaagaagagaattgtgacgcccttgatttgatcgtacgctaatcatacacgcaaatgcgtacgaccaagctcaaggactcacgggaaggtatcacaacacaactctagacacaaataaaaacatacaagcttcatattacacgccaggggcctcgagggctagaatacagaagctcgagaaacacacaagttagcggaagcaacaaatatctgagtatagaTATAAAACAAGGATAATGCTCTAGAGAAGGCTAGCTCAAACGATACATAGATTGAACGAGGCGAGggctcctgcctaggaacctcctaaactactcctggtgtcagcggcctccacgtagtagtaggcaccgtcggggtagtagacGTAGTCGACGGGATACGCCATcttctgggctccatcatctggtcgtagcaatGGTAtccaggggaaaagggggagcaaagcaacaatgagtactcatccaaagtactcacaagactgacattagaactatactaagtatgcatcagtatcaaaggaagggggctatatgtggactgactgcagcaatgtgagaatagagagaaggggctagtcctatcgaatactagcatcttcagtgtcttgcagcaatagaggaTAGTAGATCAAGTAACAcaattatatagtcatattgtcgtAGCAATTTATAAAAGGTCATGCCCATAGATTcgtcctcgactccctgcaaaaAGCAaccccggagcaaacattccagttaagtaacagttgaagttgtataagatcatgATACAATTCCAactcgtcctataaccgtggacacgactattcgaatagttaaatttcatccctgcaggtgtgcaccacagtacccaacacgctCGATCACACTCTAGACGGACACACTTTCGTGggccatgcccggcctcggaaaatCAACATGTCGcatccctacctaggctcaataaAGAGGCCGGCCCgcaggtctaaatcctaagcatgcagggatcatgggcccatcaccctttgcactcctacaTGATGCGAGGGCTGTCgaggtcagtcctggcacctcttatacaagaacgatgcttacaCAGACCACTCGGGtgtgcgccgctccattgctgacgtctgaagagcttgggCGGATacgacgacgtcgagtacccataacttctaccacgtgaaggttagtgcgaaaaggtctcctgaACAACTGagctcaaatacccaaatcccattagcattttaattaacactgtGGCGACGATCAacaatccacgatatgtggtcccgttgccccgtctcgaggatgtgtggcaagggccaagaatgcctgGCCACGCCTcatcacatccacgcgggaatccac harbors:
- the LOC123410841 gene encoding F-box only protein 6-like encodes the protein MAADSADCCPWDVLPTHLQERILSRLPLTALIPVAAVSRALRRLLRSPAFHALLSQHRHDAFFLLSPRLAFHPLSRRLRQVPPSPLLDPSAPSPPLISSASPSFLVTVDSLFRLPALPDRSYIIAVVVPPSPCSSTSRDHTLVAVTDGAAVRSYSLDSSDPSPRWVPGAELPLPFAILGNAAVASDRARLFVLGRGPDALLVLDLETGKWAAPPVVMPHGLTTAHLFVLDDRLFLVGGVERLGVLERVVVWQLDNDEAVGWGEVATMPSEVFDELVADRQGSFWHFQAADRMGTLCLYNAVDGRLVMFDAVDCAWAKMPRVSGLDVDESTLWFGHVLEPGVDLLLGQRCQCS